The following is a genomic window from Variovorax paradoxus.
GAATGCCATGACCAGGAAGATCACGGCAACCACCACCGAGTTGAGCACCGCACGCCCGAACCCCAGCGCACCGACATCCATGAACGGATACGGATACCAGCTGACGAACGCACCGCGCGCGAAGGTGTAGACGATCCACGCCAGCGGCAGCAGTACCGAGAGACCGATGGTGCCGCCGTCGATGCGCGGCCGCGGGCCGACGAGCAACCAGCCGAGCACCGCGACGACCGGTGTCACGGTGTGCAGCAGAAAGTTGGCCAGCTGCCCGGACGGCGTCAGCTCGCGCAGCCCGGTGAGCACAGTGTGGAAGACGATACCCGTCACGGCAATGCTCAAGACAGCGGTCAGCCGCAGCGGACGGAACAGTCGGCCATCGTGCGCGGGACGAAAAGCGAGCAAGGCGCTCACGCCGCCGATGAGGATGTTCGCGTCGATGGTGAAGTAGCTGAAGAGCCGCACAAAGCGCTCGAGATGCGTCGGGGCGGCTCCCGCGCCGCCGGTGATTGCCGCGGCGAGTTCGAGGCCGATGCCCGCCAGCGCGGCGAGTGCGACAACGCCGTGAAGAAGGCGCGCCAGTGCGAGGTTCATGTTCTTCATCTTGGGTGCCTTAAGGGTATGTGAGGCTGCATCAGGCAGCTGCCGCGGCCTGCGACGCGATCCAGTCCCAGACGCCGCGAATCGCCGGTTCATTTTCGCGTCCCTGCGCCGTCGCGAGAAAGTAGCTTCCGGTGTCCAGCGCCGGCCCGAAGGGCTGCACCAGCGCGCCGCTGCGTAGCTCTTCGGCCGCGAGGGTAAGGCTGAGCAGCGCCACGCCATGGCCCGCGAGGGCGGCGAGGATGGCGTGGGTTTCGTCGGAGAACGAGAGGCCCGCAGCCTTCATCGATCGGCCACGGGGCGGCGCAATGCCGGCCTCGCGAAACCAACGCGGCCAGGTTGCGGGCGCAGCGGCGCCGGGCTGCCAATCGGCGTGAATCAGCTGGTGC
Proteins encoded in this region:
- a CDS encoding Pr6Pr family membrane protein, coding for MKNMNLALARLLHGVVALAALAGIGLELAAAITGGAGAAPTHLERFVRLFSYFTIDANILIGGVSALLAFRPAHDGRLFRPLRLTAVLSIAVTGIVFHTVLTGLRELTPSGQLANFLLHTVTPVVAVLGWLLVGPRPRIDGGTIGLSVLLPLAWIVYTFARGAFVSWYPYPFMDVGALGFGRAVLNSVVVAVIFLVMAFGLRLLEKQLPSAPAA